The window AATTCACTTGTATGTGTCAAAGCTAAACACAAGATCAACAGTGTCAACACAGAACCAAATCGACTCAAAATAGCCTTGAGAAACTAATGCTTTGCAGCACAATCTAAGTAAATTGATATGCCAAAACAGTATTATTATCCAAGATCATTCATCAAAGCTACAAACTTTCGTAACAGCAATAGCTACTAGTTACTAAAAAGAGGtttttttcattgatttgtCGATTTAAGGACAAGAGACCAAACAAGTTCAACATACAACTCAATACAGATAACGAAACAAAAGCTCGAAACTTTCCCCAATTAAAAAACCCTAAATCATCAAATCAAACGACACACATGTTCACTTATCTTTAGTAGAGACACCATACTTCTCCTGCAACTTAGCAACCTCTTCCTCATTCTTCTTCTGATCGAACTTCTTGCTCATCTTCGCGTGCTGGTAGTACAGCACAATCAGGTACCGATTCGCCACGTTGAACCCGGAGAGATGGTCCACGGCGTTCTTCGCGTCGTAGATATCCTCGTAGACGACAAAGGCAGTACCTTTCGTGTCCTTGTTGCAGCCGATGCGAATCTGGCGAATCGCGCCGTACTTGCCGAAGATATCGTACATCTCCTCGCTCGTTATGTTGAAGGGGAGGTTACGGACGTAGAGCACGCGGTTCACCTCCGGCGGGAGCCTCGTGTTTTGCTTGCGGAGACTGATTGTCGTCATAGCTTCGCCGGAGATTTCGCTTAACCGTCGCCGATAAAAAGTCAGTGAGGAAACTCTATATAAGGAGTTGGAAGAAAGGGTAAAACCGTCTTTCTAAGCCCAATGGGCTAATAATTATAAGCTTGATAATAAAGGCCCACTGAAAAAAGGAAACATGACTTGTATAATAATTGTATTCATATCCGGTATGAGTCCTAACCAAAACGAGTTAATTCAATAAAACCGGTTAAATCGGGATTGGGTTCTCTGATTCTGTATATAGAAGATCCGTTTCTTCCCATGAAAACCTTTTGGCTAAGGAAGAAGGTTTAATGTTTTAGACGAAAAGGTTAAGAAGTTCTAGTGGCTTGATTTGATGAGCTCTACGTCTTCTTCCTTTCAGGTATTGAGTTTTCTCTCAGTTGATGTTGTCCAATTTCTAGTTAAGGTTGG of the Brassica rapa cultivar Chiifu-401-42 chromosome A03, CAAS_Brap_v3.01, whole genome shotgun sequence genome contains:
- the LOC103855957 gene encoding splicing factor 3B subunit 6-like protein translates to MTTISLRKQNTRLPPEVNRVLYVRNLPFNITSEEMYDIFGKYGAIRQIRIGCNKDTKGTAFVVYEDIYDAKNAVDHLSGFNVANRYLIVLYYQHAKMSKKFDQKKNEEEVAKLQEKYGVSTKDK